A section of the Arabiibacter massiliensis genome encodes:
- a CDS encoding ABC transporter permease, with protein sequence MWNAFRGALAVLTRKSELLVWALIFPIILTTLFMFMFANLDESTAFEPVSTAVVADDAYRADEAFSAMVDELAATGDDQLLDVHEFASADEARAALDAGEVVGVLSVDGEGVPQLAVSPATDNMGAKQIGRTILNTVADTYVRNAELLEGIAHDNPMALADPDLVERALTSGDATAEVSLTHNTPSQSVRFYYALLGMACLFCAQIGLLSICEAQPNLSALGARRAVGAVSRGKTLAATLMASWVLAMACLLVALLYMRFTAGIDFAGREVACIGAIAVCALFATALGTFLGSLPKVGLGVKTGLLTGLTCLLSLFAGLYGEPVMQMADQLARDFPLLASLNPAKVVTDTFYSLYYYDSLGPFIDKIGLLLVMTAVVFAVSVLFIRRQRYASL encoded by the coding sequence ATGTGGAACGCATTCAGGGGAGCGCTTGCGGTGCTCACGCGCAAATCTGAGCTGCTGGTGTGGGCGCTCATCTTCCCCATCATCCTCACCACGCTGTTCATGTTCATGTTCGCGAACCTGGACGAGTCAACGGCGTTCGAGCCCGTGTCCACGGCCGTGGTGGCCGACGACGCCTACCGGGCCGACGAGGCGTTCTCCGCCATGGTGGACGAGCTGGCCGCGACGGGAGACGACCAACTGCTCGACGTGCACGAGTTCGCCAGCGCCGACGAGGCACGCGCGGCGCTCGACGCCGGCGAGGTGGTAGGCGTGCTGTCCGTGGACGGCGAGGGAGTGCCGCAGCTGGCGGTTTCGCCCGCCACCGACAACATGGGCGCCAAGCAGATAGGGCGCACCATCTTGAACACGGTGGCCGACACCTACGTGCGCAACGCCGAGCTGCTTGAGGGCATCGCGCACGACAACCCGATGGCGCTGGCCGACCCCGACCTGGTGGAACGCGCGCTCACGTCCGGCGACGCCACTGCGGAGGTGTCGCTCACCCACAACACCCCCTCGCAGTCGGTGCGGTTCTACTACGCGCTTCTGGGCATGGCGTGCCTGTTCTGCGCCCAGATTGGCCTGCTGTCCATCTGCGAGGCGCAGCCGAACCTCTCGGCGCTGGGCGCGCGGCGGGCCGTGGGCGCCGTGAGCCGCGGCAAGACGCTCGCGGCCACGCTCATGGCAAGCTGGGTGCTGGCGATGGCGTGTTTGCTGGTGGCGCTTCTGTACATGCGCTTCACGGCGGGCATCGATTTTGCCGGCCGCGAGGTTGCCTGCATCGGTGCCATCGCGGTGTGCGCGCTGTTCGCCACGGCGCTCGGCACGTTTCTGGGATCGCTTCCGAAGGTGGGCCTCGGCGTGAAGACGGGCCTGCTCACCGGGCTGACCTGTCTGCTGTCGCTGTTCGCAGGCCTCTACGGCGAGCCGGTGATGCAGATGGCCGACCAGCTGGCGCGCGACTTCCCGCTTCTGGCCTCGCTCAACCCCGCGAAGGTGGTCACCGACACGTTCTACAGCCTGTACTACTACG
- a CDS encoding ABC transporter ATP-binding protein, with amino-acid sequence MQDIIAVDNLVKRYGDVVALDHFGLHIAPGEVFGLLGPNGSGKTTAINCMLQLLTYDKGAIRLFGEDMKPSRYDLKRRIGVVPQNVAVFEELTVRGNIDYFCALYVEDKRERQELVEEAIAFVGLEDFTKFRPRKLSGGLLRRLNIACGIAHKPELIFFDEPTVAVDPQSRNSILEGILRLNAQGSTIVYTSHYMEEVEDICTRIMIMDAGRALATGTNDELKAMIGTGERIRVEVDACDDEALAALRALPCVLGASFDGTMLEADCGNGAHNVADVLGVLAARGVATGRIYAEPPTLNDVFLEITGKALRD; translated from the coding sequence ATGCAAGACATCATCGCAGTGGACAACCTGGTGAAGCGCTACGGCGACGTGGTGGCGCTCGACCACTTCGGCCTGCACATCGCGCCGGGCGAGGTGTTCGGCCTTCTGGGCCCCAACGGCTCGGGCAAGACCACGGCCATCAACTGCATGCTGCAGCTGCTCACCTACGACAAGGGCGCCATCCGCCTGTTCGGCGAGGACATGAAGCCGTCGCGCTACGACCTGAAGCGCCGCATCGGCGTGGTGCCGCAGAACGTGGCGGTGTTCGAGGAGCTTACCGTGCGCGGCAACATCGACTACTTCTGCGCGCTGTACGTGGAGGACAAGCGCGAGCGACAGGAGCTCGTGGAGGAGGCCATCGCGTTCGTGGGGCTCGAGGATTTCACGAAGTTCCGCCCGCGCAAGCTCTCCGGCGGCCTGCTGCGCCGGCTGAACATCGCGTGCGGCATTGCGCACAAGCCCGAGCTCATCTTCTTCGATGAGCCCACGGTGGCCGTCGACCCGCAGAGCCGCAACTCCATTCTGGAGGGCATCCTGCGGCTGAACGCGCAGGGCTCCACCATCGTGTACACGAGCCACTACATGGAGGAGGTGGAGGACATCTGCACGCGCATCATGATCATGGACGCGGGGCGGGCGCTCGCCACCGGCACGAACGACGAGCTGAAGGCCATGATAGGCACCGGCGAGCGCATCCGCGTGGAGGTGGACGCGTGCGACGACGAGGCGCTGGCCGCCCTGCGCGCGCTGCCGTGCGTGCTGGGCGCCTCCTTCGACGGGACCATGTTGGAGGCCGACTGCGGCAACGGCGCGCACAACGTGGCCGACGTGCTGGGCGTGCTGGCGGCGCGCGGCGTGGCAACGGGGCGCATCTACGCCGAGCCGCCCACCTTGAACGACGTGTTCCTCGAGATCACCGGCAAAGCGCTTCGGGATTAG
- a CDS encoding histidine kinase has protein sequence MERIVDKAIVLACCLASFLVLPWSVALLVALLVAVGAAALGEVLPPRFASLPALAFALAALAWPAFVAFLPLAVYDLVRDDHPAVRACWALPLLAAFARLPFAASLLVVLVCAVSFLLSFRARRTQHELAAYRRLRDDVQETSLALEEKNRGLRERQDLEVRLATLAERGRIAREIHDNVGHLLTRSIMQVEALQVVHRDDEQVRAELAQVGGTLHEAMSTVRTSVHDLHDDAFDLETQIRDVARSCGALAVDVDFRADDVPADVGACFIAIVREALSNAARHGDATRASVSVASYPAFFRLVVHDNGTVAPPSDVLGDAPRARRGIGLSTMADRARALGGRCRIDFDHGFRVFVTVPKGDPA, from the coding sequence ATGGAGAGAATCGTCGACAAGGCCATCGTGCTCGCATGCTGTCTGGCGAGCTTCCTCGTGCTGCCGTGGAGCGTCGCGCTGCTGGTGGCGCTGCTCGTTGCCGTGGGCGCGGCGGCGCTCGGCGAGGTCCTGCCGCCGCGCTTCGCATCGCTGCCGGCGCTCGCCTTCGCGCTCGCCGCGCTCGCGTGGCCGGCCTTCGTGGCGTTTCTGCCCCTCGCGGTGTACGACCTCGTGCGCGACGACCATCCGGCCGTGCGCGCATGCTGGGCGCTTCCGCTGCTCGCCGCCTTCGCGCGGCTTCCCTTTGCGGCCTCGCTGCTCGTCGTGCTCGTATGCGCCGTGTCCTTCCTGCTGTCGTTCCGCGCGCGTCGCACCCAGCACGAGCTGGCCGCCTACCGCCGGCTGCGCGACGACGTACAGGAGACGTCGCTCGCTTTAGAAGAGAAGAACCGCGGCCTGCGCGAGCGGCAGGATTTGGAGGTGCGCCTGGCCACGCTGGCCGAGCGCGGCCGCATCGCGCGCGAGATCCACGACAACGTGGGGCATCTGCTCACGCGCTCCATCATGCAGGTGGAGGCGCTGCAGGTGGTGCATCGCGACGATGAGCAGGTGCGCGCCGAGTTGGCGCAGGTGGGGGGCACGCTGCACGAGGCCATGAGCACGGTGCGCACCAGCGTGCACGACCTGCACGACGACGCGTTCGACCTGGAGACGCAGATCCGCGACGTCGCGCGCTCGTGCGGCGCGCTGGCCGTGGACGTCGATTTCCGCGCCGACGACGTGCCGGCCGACGTGGGCGCCTGCTTCATCGCCATCGTGCGCGAGGCGCTCTCCAACGCCGCGCGCCACGGCGACGCGACCCGTGCGTCCGTGTCGGTGGCGTCCTACCCGGCGTTCTTCCGCCTGGTCGTCCACGACAACGGCACCGTCGCGCCGCCGTCCGACGTGCTGGGCGACGCGCCCCGCGCCCGTCGCGGCATCGGCCTTTCCACCATGGCCGACCGCGCCCGCGCCCTCGGCGGCCGGTGCCGCATCGATTTCGACCACGGCTTCAGGGTGTTCGTCACCGTTCCGAAAGGGGACCCCGCATGA
- a CDS encoding response regulator transcription factor encodes MSESPAASAEPIRVCLVDDDPFVTTSLATILGAEPDVLVAGEGHSGEEACALYERERPDVLLMDIQMPNTGGLDAAERILAAHPQARIVFLTTFSDDEYIVRALRLGAKGYLIKQEVATIAPALRSVMAGQSVLGGEVLGRVDALMRGGSPAAPEPARLEALTERERAIVELVAEGLDNKEISARLYLSEGTVRNHISAILQKLALKNRTQLAIAYYRA; translated from the coding sequence ATGAGCGAATCGCCCGCAGCTTCCGCCGAGCCCATCCGCGTGTGCCTCGTGGACGACGACCCGTTCGTCACCACGTCGCTGGCTACCATTCTAGGCGCCGAGCCCGACGTGCTCGTGGCGGGGGAGGGCCACAGCGGCGAGGAGGCGTGCGCCCTCTACGAGCGCGAGCGCCCCGACGTGCTGCTCATGGACATCCAGATGCCGAACACGGGCGGCCTCGACGCGGCCGAGCGCATCCTGGCCGCGCATCCGCAGGCGCGCATCGTGTTTCTCACCACGTTCTCCGACGACGAGTACATCGTGCGCGCGCTGCGCCTGGGGGCGAAGGGCTACCTCATCAAGCAGGAGGTGGCCACCATCGCGCCGGCGCTGCGCTCGGTCATGGCCGGTCAGAGCGTGCTCGGTGGGGAAGTGCTCGGCCGCGTGGACGCCCTCATGCGCGGCGGCTCTCCGGCCGCTCCCGAACCCGCGCGTCTCGAAGCCCTCACCGAGCGAGAGCGCGCCATCGTGGAGCTGGTGGCCGAGGGCCTGGACAACAAGGAGATCTCCGCGCGCCTCTACCTGAGCGAGGGCACCGTGCGCAACCACATCAGCGCCATCTTGCAGAAGCTCGCCCTCAAGAACCGCACTCAGCTGGCCATAGCCTACTACCGCGCGTGA
- a CDS encoding LysR family transcriptional regulator has product MSELENLKPTIRLSIMNPGSESGSLFGRGIASLCLGVRESGSLNAAAKGMGMAYSKAWRIIKETEAALGMQLLNRDGAHGSELTEDGGKLLDAYLAIEERLQHEAEEEFANLLK; this is encoded by the coding sequence ATGAGCGAACTCGAGAACCTCAAACCCACCATCAGGCTTTCCATCATGAACCCCGGCTCCGAGAGCGGGTCGCTGTTCGGGCGCGGCATCGCGAGCCTGTGCCTGGGCGTGCGCGAGTCCGGCTCGCTCAACGCGGCGGCGAAGGGCATGGGCATGGCCTACAGCAAGGCCTGGCGCATCATCAAGGAGACGGAGGCGGCGCTCGGCATGCAGTTGCTCAACCGCGACGGCGCGCACGGCAGCGAGCTCACCGAGGACGGCGGCAAGCTGCTCGACGCGTACCTCGCCATCGAGGAGCGTCTGCAGCACGAAGCCGAGGAGGAGTTCGCGAATCTGCTCAAGTGA
- the thrC gene encoding threonine synthase, giving the protein MNLYIDTRGAGTRPVTFTEAVVDGLAEGGGLYVPESVPELGLDEIAALAQLPYAERAAAIYQAFDVDLPAETVDALMAQAYGGNFDDERICPITTLNATTHVLELWHGPTSAFKDMALQCLPRFFSASAAQLREQGKLDHEFMILVATSGDTGKAALEGFRDVDGVAIGVMYPDGGVSDIQFRQMATQRGRNVQVWGVRGNFDDCQTGAKNVFGDEAFAKKLQAEHGVALSSANSINWGRLMPQIVYYVSAYAQLVADGKLGLGDELDVCVPTGNFGNILAAYYAKRMGVPLGMLFCASNENRVLTDFINTGTYDISERDFVLTPSPSMDILVSSNLERQLFELTGRDAEAIAGWMADLREQRRFRVDEGTYRQMRGLFAADSVDNAACLGTIKRVLDEHGYLLDPHTAVAYQAAENLRGENPVLVVSTAHWAKFGDNVYRALHGIAPGEPLPADVAALSGCALNELVAEEAGKRDIPRGLAELDALPVRFTEIIDGGTDDIEAAAMRFLATLDD; this is encoded by the coding sequence TTGAACCTCTACATCGACACGCGGGGCGCGGGCACCCGCCCGGTCACGTTCACGGAAGCCGTCGTCGACGGGCTGGCGGAAGGCGGCGGGCTGTACGTGCCCGAGAGCGTTCCCGAGCTCGGGCTCGACGAGATCGCGGCGCTCGCGCAGCTGCCCTACGCCGAGCGCGCGGCGGCCATCTACCAGGCCTTCGACGTCGACCTGCCCGCCGAAACGGTGGACGCCCTCATGGCGCAAGCCTACGGCGGGAACTTCGACGACGAGCGCATCTGCCCCATCACCACGCTCAACGCCACCACCCACGTGCTGGAGCTGTGGCACGGCCCCACGAGCGCGTTCAAGGACATGGCGCTGCAGTGCCTGCCGCGATTCTTCTCCGCCAGCGCGGCTCAGCTGCGCGAGCAGGGCAAGCTCGACCACGAGTTCATGATCCTCGTGGCCACCTCGGGCGACACGGGCAAGGCGGCGCTCGAGGGCTTCCGCGACGTGGACGGCGTGGCCATCGGCGTGATGTACCCCGACGGCGGCGTGAGCGACATCCAGTTCAGGCAGATGGCCACGCAGCGCGGGCGCAACGTGCAGGTGTGGGGCGTGCGCGGCAACTTCGACGACTGCCAGACCGGCGCGAAGAACGTGTTCGGCGACGAGGCCTTCGCGAAGAAGCTGCAAGCCGAGCACGGCGTGGCGCTCTCCAGCGCGAACTCCATCAACTGGGGACGGCTCATGCCGCAGATCGTGTACTACGTGTCGGCCTACGCGCAGCTCGTGGCCGACGGGAAGCTGGGCCTGGGCGACGAGCTGGACGTATGCGTGCCCACCGGCAACTTCGGCAACATCCTGGCCGCCTACTACGCCAAGCGCATGGGTGTGCCGCTGGGCATGCTCTTCTGCGCCAGCAACGAGAACCGCGTGCTCACCGACTTCATCAACACCGGCACCTATGACATAAGCGAGCGCGACTTCGTGCTCACGCCATCGCCGTCCATGGACATCCTCGTGTCGTCGAACCTTGAGCGCCAGCTGTTCGAGCTGACGGGCCGCGACGCCGAGGCCATCGCCGGCTGGATGGCCGACCTGCGTGAGCAGCGCCGTTTCCGCGTGGACGAGGGCACGTATCGCCAGATGCGCGGGCTGTTCGCCGCCGACTCCGTGGACAACGCCGCGTGCCTGGGCACCATCAAGCGCGTGCTCGACGAGCACGGCTACCTGCTGGACCCGCACACGGCCGTGGCCTACCAAGCCGCCGAGAACCTGCGGGGCGAGAACCCCGTGCTGGTGGTGAGCACCGCGCACTGGGCGAAGTTCGGCGACAACGTGTACCGCGCTCTGCACGGCATCGCGCCGGGCGAGCCCCTGCCGGCCGACGTGGCCGCGCTCTCGGGCTGCGCGCTGAACGAGCTCGTCGCCGAGGAGGCGGGCAAGCGCGACATCCCGCGCGGCCTGGCCGAGCTCGATGCGCTGCCCGTGCGCTTCACCGAGATCATCGATGGCGGCACCGACGACATCGAGGCGGCGGCCATGCGCTTCCTCGCCACCCTGGACGACTGA
- a CDS encoding type II toxin-antitoxin system RelE/ParE family toxin: MAALKPVYRPRASYDIESIVVYIGQVLDSPNAARAWYEQLKNAVSLLCETPDLGRPFEDDRLALKDRRSFLVGKYRLFYSYSADTLTVWRVVHTTQDMDDYALVDLVD; the protein is encoded by the coding sequence ATGGCGGCTTTGAAGCCGGTGTATCGTCCCCGCGCCAGCTACGACATCGAGTCCATCGTCGTGTACATCGGCCAGGTTCTTGATTCCCCGAACGCCGCGCGGGCCTGGTACGAGCAGTTGAAGAACGCCGTGTCCCTGCTGTGCGAGACGCCCGACCTCGGCCGTCCCTTCGAAGACGACCGGCTCGCGCTCAAAGACCGTCGCAGCTTCCTCGTGGGCAAGTACCGGCTGTTCTACTCGTATTCCGCGGATACGCTCACTGTGTGGCGCGTCGTGCACACGACGCAGGACATGGACGACTACGCGCTCGTCGACCTCGTCGATTGA
- a CDS encoding type II toxin-antitoxin system Phd/YefM family antitoxin produces MVMPLPAIRPVSDLRTDLPGICDEARETQQPIFMTKNGKASLVVMDCDAYERQRQHDRYVMKLREAEIEARYHPETVSQAQLDERMDKVFATWGV; encoded by the coding sequence ATGGTCATGCCCCTACCCGCCATCAGGCCTGTCAGCGATCTTCGCACCGACCTGCCCGGCATCTGCGACGAGGCCCGCGAGACCCAGCAGCCCATCTTCATGACGAAGAACGGGAAGGCATCCCTCGTGGTCATGGACTGCGACGCGTACGAGCGGCAGCGCCAGCACGACCGCTACGTCATGAAGCTGCGCGAGGCGGAGATCGAGGCCCGCTATCACCCCGAAACGGTGTCGCAGGCCCAGCTCGACGAGCGCATGGACAAGGTGTTCGCGACGTGGGGTGTGTGA
- a CDS encoding FeoA family protein — MDNATIARGSTAREALGAARPATRCMPLAFLRGGESAVIAKVRGSGELHHHLENLGFVAGAQVKVVSESAGDLIVEVKGAQVAIDRHVAARIMANASA, encoded by the coding sequence ATGGACAACGCAACGATCGCCCGGGGATCGACCGCGAGGGAGGCCCTCGGCGCCGCCCGCCCGGCCACGCGCTGCATGCCGCTCGCGTTTCTGCGCGGCGGCGAGTCGGCCGTGATCGCGAAGGTGCGCGGCTCGGGCGAGCTGCACCATCACCTGGAGAACCTCGGTTTCGTCGCAGGCGCGCAGGTCAAAGTGGTGTCCGAGTCGGCCGGCGACCTCATCGTGGAGGTCAAGGGCGCTCAGGTGGCCATCGATCGCCATGTGGCCGCGCGCATCATGGCGAACGCGTCGGCATGA
- a CDS encoding FeoA family protein, translating into MAGTQDRTLRDVAIGETATVRRLAGEGALKRHIMDMGITKGTDVYVRKVAPLGDPLEVTVRGYELSLRKSEAESILVS; encoded by the coding sequence ATGGCAGGCACCCAGGACAGGACGCTGCGCGACGTGGCTATCGGCGAGACGGCCACCGTCCGCCGGCTCGCGGGCGAGGGCGCGCTCAAGCGCCACATCATGGACATGGGCATCACGAAGGGCACTGACGTCTACGTGCGCAAGGTGGCTCCGCTCGGCGACCCGCTTGAGGTCACCGTCCGCGGCTACGAGCTTTCGCTGCGCAAAAGCGAGGCCGAGAGCATCCTCGTCTCATAG
- the feoB gene encoding ferrous iron transport protein B gives MAIRIALAGNPNCGKTTTFNDLTGANQYVGNWPGVTVEKKEGKHTRDKDVVITDLPGVYSLSPYSPEEIVTRDYLLGGEPDVVVNLVDATNLERNLYLTTQILDLGLPVVVALNMMDLVRRNGDTIDVAKLSRQLGCPVVETAALKGEGLDEVVKAARDAAKAGVAPEPRLRFDAAVEDVVARIEEILGSRVKPAARRWFAVKLLEGEQRTIDALRLPESDLEDIDALRAALEDRLDDDAESIVTGERYDAIAHVVDQTVKRAARGMTATQKIDRVVTNRWLGIPIFVIVMTLVYYISVSTVGTLVTDWANDGLFGDGWLYGEVFVPGIPVVLGDFLASIGTADWLQALVLDGIVAGVGAVFGFVPQLIVLFLLLSILEYCGYLARVAFIMDRVFRKFGLSGKSFIPMMIASGCGVPAVMATKAIESEKDRRMTVMTTTMIPCGAKLPIIALVFGAIAGGDYEATWWVAPLFYFLGLAAIIVSCIMLRKTRMFAGEATPFVMELPAYHLPTVKSVLLSTWERVKSYIVKAGTIIFLSSIVIWFLNNFGFYGGAFGMLDPEMEGFMDHSLMAGLGNALAWLFVPLGFGDWQSTVTSVTGLVAKENVVATVGVMTAVGELGETDPTLWAAFAAMLGGSIPAIMAFCAFNLLCAPCFAAIGTIRRQMMSAKWTWFAIGYMTAFGWAVGLMLYQFGGLITGELAFSGWTVLAAVVAAGMLFQLFRPMPDYAASGRAKALKAEANANAA, from the coding sequence ATGGCGATCAGGATTGCGCTTGCCGGCAACCCGAACTGCGGCAAGACGACGACGTTCAACGACCTGACCGGGGCCAACCAGTACGTTGGCAACTGGCCGGGCGTGACGGTGGAGAAGAAAGAGGGCAAGCACACGCGCGACAAGGACGTGGTGATCACGGACTTGCCGGGCGTGTACTCGCTCTCGCCGTACTCGCCCGAGGAGATCGTCACGCGCGACTACCTGCTGGGCGGCGAGCCCGATGTGGTGGTCAACCTCGTGGACGCGACGAACCTCGAGCGCAACCTCTACCTCACCACGCAGATCCTCGACCTGGGGCTTCCCGTGGTGGTGGCGCTCAACATGATGGACCTCGTGCGCAGAAACGGCGACACCATCGACGTGGCGAAGCTGTCGCGGCAGCTGGGCTGCCCGGTGGTGGAGACGGCCGCGCTCAAGGGCGAGGGCCTCGACGAGGTGGTGAAAGCCGCGCGCGATGCCGCGAAGGCCGGCGTCGCGCCCGAACCCCGGCTGCGCTTCGACGCGGCGGTGGAGGACGTCGTCGCCCGCATCGAGGAGATCCTCGGCTCCCGCGTGAAGCCGGCCGCGCGCCGCTGGTTCGCCGTCAAGCTGCTCGAGGGCGAACAGCGCACCATCGACGCCCTGCGCCTGCCCGAGAGCGACCTCGAGGACATCGACGCCCTGCGCGCCGCGCTCGAGGACAGGCTCGACGACGACGCGGAAAGCATCGTCACGGGCGAGCGCTACGACGCCATCGCGCACGTGGTGGACCAGACGGTCAAACGCGCCGCCCGGGGCATGACCGCCACCCAGAAGATCGATCGCGTGGTCACCAACCGCTGGCTGGGAATCCCCATCTTCGTGATCGTGATGACGCTCGTGTACTACATCTCGGTGTCCACGGTGGGCACGCTCGTCACCGACTGGGCCAACGACGGCCTCTTCGGCGACGGCTGGCTCTACGGCGAGGTGTTCGTCCCCGGCATCCCGGTGGTGCTCGGCGACTTCCTCGCGTCCATCGGCACGGCCGACTGGCTCCAGGCGCTCGTCCTCGACGGCATCGTGGCCGGCGTGGGCGCGGTGTTCGGCTTCGTGCCCCAGCTCATCGTGCTGTTCCTGCTCCTGTCCATCCTCGAATACTGCGGCTACCTGGCCCGCGTGGCGTTCATCATGGACCGCGTGTTCCGCAAGTTCGGCCTGTCGGGCAAGAGCTTCATCCCGATGATGATCGCCTCGGGCTGCGGCGTGCCCGCCGTCATGGCCACCAAGGCCATCGAGTCCGAGAAGGACCGCCGCATGACCGTCATGACCACCACGATGATCCCCTGCGGCGCCAAGCTGCCCATCATCGCGCTCGTGTTCGGCGCCATCGCCGGCGGCGACTACGAGGCCACCTGGTGGGTCGCGCCCCTGTTCTACTTCCTGGGCCTTGCGGCCATCATCGTGAGCTGCATCATGCTGCGCAAGACCCGCATGTTCGCCGGCGAGGCCACGCCGTTCGTCATGGAGCTGCCCGCCTACCACCTGCCCACGGTGAAGTCGGTGCTCCTGTCCACGTGGGAGCGCGTGAAGAGCTATATCGTGAAGGCCGGAACCATCATCTTCCTCAGCTCCATCGTCATCTGGTTCCTCAACAACTTCGGGTTCTACGGCGGCGCCTTCGGCATGCTCGACCCGGAGATGGAAGGCTTCATGGACCACAGCCTGATGGCGGGCCTCGGCAACGCTCTGGCCTGGCTGTTCGTGCCGCTCGGCTTCGGCGATTGGCAGTCCACCGTCACGTCGGTCACGGGCCTCGTGGCCAAGGAGAACGTCGTGGCCACCGTGGGCGTGATGACCGCCGTCGGCGAGCTGGGCGAGACCGACCCGACGCTGTGGGCCGCCTTCGCCGCGATGCTCGGCGGCAGCATCCCCGCCATCATGGCCTTCTGCGCCTTCAACCTTCTGTGCGCGCCGTGCTTCGCCGCCATCGGCACCATCCGCCGCCAGATGATGAGCGCGAAGTGGACCTGGTTCGCCATCGGCTACATGACGGCGTTCGGCTGGGCGGTGGGGCTCATGCTCTACCAGTTCGGCGGCCTTATCACCGGCGAGCTCGCCTTCAGCGGCTGGACCGTGCTCGCTGCGGTCGTGGCGGCCGGCATGCTGTTCCAGCTGTTCCGCCCCATGCCCGACTACGCGGCCTCAGGCCGTGCGAAGGCGCTCAAGGCCGAGGCGAACGCGAACGCCGCTTAA
- a CDS encoding metal-dependent transcriptional regulator — protein MEKMSMSHEDYLEAIVMLGGTTEASVRSVDVATKLGVSKASVNKAVSSLKEKGLADQPYYGDITLTDEGYAYGTSVLDRHHMLFTFLTRALGIPEEQAEKEACLMEHAISDESFEKWSSYIKRLDL, from the coding sequence GTGGAAAAGATGTCCATGTCGCACGAGGACTACCTCGAGGCCATCGTCATGCTCGGCGGCACGACGGAGGCGTCGGTGAGGTCGGTCGACGTCGCGACGAAGCTCGGCGTGTCGAAGGCCTCGGTGAACAAGGCCGTGTCCTCGCTGAAGGAGAAAGGCCTCGCCGACCAGCCCTATTACGGTGACATCACGCTCACCGACGAGGGGTACGCCTACGGCACGTCCGTTCTGGATCGGCACCACATGCTGTTCACGTTCCTCACCCGGGCGCTCGGCATTCCCGAGGAGCAGGCCGAGAAGGAAGCCTGCCTCATGGAGCACGCCATCAGCGACGAGTCGTTCGAAAAATGGAGTTCTTATATCAAACGCCTCGACCTCTAG
- a CDS encoding septum formation initiator family protein, with translation MPASPTRSFRAESVPRAGSGRFIDVYDDVTAPPRGAHARASAQTAPRPARANAELPRAPEKTSRRDERKRSRSKAKAERKFERQFGSKDSAASDPAPEGGPRAAVYKGEMGSKHRHAARMQNEASGQPTRRTPLGFLASLKSSRAFIATMALAVCLVLSGSFLYPAAQQYYQALREHDRLAAEYAALSDRNDALQSDVNALQTDSGIEARAHEQLGWVKEGEQTANVRGLDLPEEAPTFRANITSDSIETPETWYSPFLDPLFGVE, from the coding sequence ATGCCGGCTTCCCCGACGAGGAGCTTCCGTGCCGAATCCGTGCCGCGCGCCGGGTCGGGCCGCTTCATCGACGTGTACGACGACGTGACGGCGCCTCCCCGGGGAGCCCACGCGCGCGCCTCAGCTCAGACGGCTCCGCGCCCCGCGCGCGCGAACGCCGAGCTGCCGCGCGCTCCCGAGAAGACCTCGCGCCGCGACGAGCGCAAGCGCTCCCGCAGCAAGGCCAAGGCCGAGCGGAAGTTCGAGCGCCAGTTCGGCTCGAAGGACTCCGCCGCGTCCGACCCCGCGCCCGAGGGCGGCCCCCGCGCCGCCGTCTACAAGGGCGAGATGGGCTCGAAGCACCGCCACGCGGCGCGCATGCAGAACGAGGCGTCCGGCCAGCCCACGAGGCGCACGCCGCTCGGCTTCCTCGCGTCGCTCAAATCGTCCCGCGCGTTCATCGCCACCATGGCGCTGGCCGTGTGCCTCGTGCTGTCGGGCTCGTTCCTCTACCCGGCCGCGCAGCAGTACTACCAGGCCCTGCGCGAGCACGACCGCCTGGCAGCCGAGTACGCCGCGCTCTCGGATCGCAACGACGCGCTGCAAAGCGACGTCAACGCGCTCCAGACCGACTCCGGCATCGAGGCGCGCGCCCACGAGCAGCTGGGCTGGGTGAAGGAGGGCGAGCAGACGGCGAACGTGCGCGGGCTCGACCTGCCCGAGGAGGCGCCCACGTTCCGCGCCAACATCACCTCCGACAGCATCGAGACGCCGGAGACGTGGTATTCCCCGTTCCTCGATCCGCTGTTCGGCGTCGAATAG